The following DNA comes from Pieris napi chromosome 18, ilPieNapi1.2, whole genome shotgun sequence.
tgtttaagtTCGGGTAATTGTGTCACTATCTCTgacttcaaataaaatttataatctttATCATGTAAGAAGGATGGGCCATACAACCACATGTTATTAGCCTTAAGTTCATTAGGATGAAGGCCTCTACTGAGACAATCTGCAGGATTCTCATCAGTATTTACATATAACCAGTGATAATTATGAGAGAGCTCTGTTATTACTCTTACTCTATTCGCGACATAGGTCTGTAGTTTCGCGGAATCTATTTTGAGCCATGCTAAAACTATTTGTGAGTCTGAAAATAGGTAAGTATtatcacattttatattattggcACTCAATGCATTGAGTACCTTTACAGTTAATTTCGTAAGAAGCAAGACTGCATTTAATTCTAGCCTGGGAGTAGTAAGGCTTTTATTTAATGGATTAATTCTAGATTTTGAACATAACAATTGGATGTGTACATTGCCTTGTGTGTCAGTAGAACGCAAATACAAGCAGCAGCCATATGCAACTGAGGATGCGTCGGCAAAACCTAATAATTGAATGACTACACAATTATTAGCTATGGCACATCGAGGTACACTTAAAGGTTCCATCTGTGACAAGTCCCTAACAAATTCTATCCACATCTGACGTATGTCTTGTGGGGGAGGAGAGTCCCAATCTGTATTAGAAGCCCACAGTTTTTGCATGATTACCTTTGCACGAACAAAAATTGGACCGATTAACCCTAGTGGATCATAGAACTTACTAATATAGCTAAGTATGTCTCTCTTGCTATCATTTACACTAGTGTAAGGTTCAGGACATGAGCTTGTAAAGGTATCATCATTAATAACGAATTCAATACCTAAAGTTTTTACAGATGTTTCAGTTTTGCTTAAATCAACCTCGCTTTCTTggttgtaattattattttgtacatttttgaGTACTGAGTCACAGTTGGAAGCCCACTTGTGGAGCTGAAATCCTCCCAGAGCAAGTAACTCTACTAATTCAGTctgcatttttaataatacttgcttgttattattattaactaatacATCGTCGACGTAggtgttattaattaaaatagaggATGCTAATGGAAATTGTTCCTTATATCTATTGGCAAGTTCAATCAGGCAACGAGTGGCTAAATAAGATGACGACTTTAGACCATAAGTGACAGTAGACAGCTGTATGCACTTGATGTCTTCATCTGGTGATTCGCGCCATAATATGTTTTGAAGTGAACGTTGACTAGGATCTAATCTAATGCACCTAAACATCCTACGTATATCGCAGATAAAGAAAAAGGTTCCTAATCTGAAAGCTATAAGTGTTTCTAATAAATCTTTCTGTACTACAGGGCCATTGAGTAACAGATCGTTCAATGAAATTCTTTTGTTCGTACGCATTGAGCCGTCGAATACTGCTCTTAATTTTGTAGAACGAGCATTCTCTTTAATTACAGCATGGTGAGGGAGAAAGTAAATAGGATCTTTCGATAAATTATagctatttatattaatgtactCACCAtgatttaattcaatatattcATCGATAAACTTTTTGTATTCGTGGAAAAGGtttgtgtttttatgtaatttcttTTCCAAATTAAGAAATCGTTTATAGGCTAAGTGAAATGATTCTCCCAGTTCTAAGTTTATTTGATGTAACGGGACTTTAATAGGCATCGAAACTTGAAATGTATTATTGTCAAGCTTTGTAGTctcattaaaaaacttttcacAATACTCTTGTTCAGGCAATTGCTCGGGGAAGATTTCAGACACTCGCTCAGTTTCCCAAAATGCACTCAATGACTCATTTAAATTGCTATCACACTCCTGacaaaataaagatataacCTGCTTACTGTTGGCAGTGTCATAGGCACTGCGTCCCGCTACTATGTGCCCAAATGATGTGTGAATTATAGATGGTTGCTCGGAGAATGTTGTGCCTGTTTTTGCAGGACCCTCGTTACTTATTGACTCATGGAGTGGCAACAGGGCCTGGAAAAAGACATCAGCTCCTAACAATACATGCACATCACCAGGCATATTAAAGGTAGCGTCAGCTAGATTGCAGTTAGCAGGAAATGTTAGATTGGAAGTGTTTATAGGTGCTTGAGGCAACTTTGTGGTTATCGTTTTAACAATATGACAATTAACATTGACCTTATATGGATATACTATAGAGTGTACATCAAGGTTTATTTGCAAGTTAACTGTTTGCTCAGTGTTGGTAATGCCAATTATAATTGATGCATTGTTGTCGGGAACCTTGCCTAATATAAGGGCAAGTTTCTCAGTGATGAATGATACTTGTGAGGCACTGTCCAATAGTGCTCGTGCGTAAATAATCGTGCCTGTCTGGGAAATAAGCTTAACTCTAGCAGTAGGCAAAAGCACTTGTCCCCGAGGAGCGCTCGATAACAAACTGACAGATGGGCTCGATGGCTGTTGATCTGTTTGATGCAGTAATGTGTTATGAGGCTTTTTGCATTCACCACACttaaaatgatatttacaGTTACGTTTATGGAAAGACAGACATATTTTGCACAGCTTATTTGCTAATACAAACTCTAGACGTTTTGTGGGTGCtgccattttaaaatttggacATTGGAAAAGCTTGTGCGGAGACTTACAATAGGTGCAGGAGGTAGAAGCAGGTGCAGTTACTGCAATACTAGTCAACCGTTGGGGTTGAGGTTGCTTGTTGGGAACGGAGTCGTTTTCCAATGACAATGCTCGACGTTCCAGGTAACCTAAAAGCTCCCCTACTGTGGGTAAACACTTGTTGTCTCTCTCCATCTGGAATGCAGAGCGTGTAAGGTTATCTAACTTCCTCACTAGCACACACACAAGCAAGCTGCTCCAGCTGTCGACAGGCTCCTCGAGGTTTTTTAAAGCTGCGAGTGTCTGTTTAACGTCTGAAATTAGTTTACGGATTGTGTTAGGAGTAGAACGAGTAATGGGTTGCAAATCTAACAGTGTATGTATGTGTTCGTGtatgattttagttttaatatcatatctctctttaagtaattttattgcttcAGCATAACTATCGTCCTCTAATGGgaggtttttaattaaagctgCTGGCTCGTCACTTAGAAAACCTTTAAGATAATATAGCTTTTGAACAGGTGAGAGAGACTCATCTTTGTCAATCATTGCGCTGAAAAGGTTTATAAACGAGTAATACTCTGTATATTTGCCAGTGAATGTTGACATGACTATGTTAGGTAATTGAAGCTTTGACCTAATGCTCGAAGTTTGCTTACAATCTGAGTCGTTAAGCGTCTCATTTTTAGTgttcaaattgtgttttttgaTTGTCTTATCGATATTAGAGAGAATGTCGAAGTATATTTCTTCGATTTTACTAAAATCCTCCGGATCTTCAGGATTTTGTGCACATATTTGGATACAAGCATCGCTATATTCTTGAAAAACGCTGACGACCCTATCTCTTACAACTATAAGTCGTTCTAGCGAACGTGATTGCAACTCACCTGATAATAGTGCATTATGAATTTTAGTAATAGACATCTTTGCATAACCCCTTTTTGCAATATTAACTTTTGTGTCGGCCATGTTCACTAATAGGGCAATATATTGCTAGCTTTCCTAATGTTAGTTAACACTTGAAccgaaaaaatacttaaaactaTGTGTATTTTGTTACAATTAATTACTACTAAAATCAAAATGGTGGAGTTAAATGACGCTTGATGCTTGCTTACGCGCAGTACGAACGTTGTCGGCGACCGCGTCGTTTGCTACGGTGAGGCGCGCAGTGATTGGCTACTGGTTGATTGCACTCGTACGTGATTCGTCGGTTTCGGCGCTCGTATGCTGTGGTGCCAACTGAAGGAAGTGAATCGCAGTTGACATTGACAGACAGCTATTGTGTTTATCGACTCGCTCTTTCCGGTCCGGCTTcgcttgtttgtttgattgatGTGCTCCTTCCTCTTTGTCTTTGGTAGTATGTTGAAGACTTTGTGAGGGCTTCGTAATAAAGATGGCGGCCGTATGTAATAATGTTGAGTTGTTAACTAACTTGATGTTGATGCTTTTTCTTTCTACGGATACCTCTGCGTCCTGGGTTCTGCGTTGTAGCTTCTTGCTGCCCTCGCGGGAGAATTCTTAAAGGCGAAGACGGCTCGCGGGAGAATTCTTTAACGAAGACGGCACGTGCAGACAAGGCGATGGCGCATCATAGAAGGACCATTATGTAGGGCACTAGTGTAAATACCCAACACACACGTTTATTCCAGAGGTAGAGCGTGGactgtatttaattgtttgcagATGAGGTCAGGCgtagaaaaaaaacacttattttttagatattaacACACCACTAACCACTTTATTTGAGCACACTTTTACAAGAACGAATGGAAAACGGAAGGAAGTGAAAAACCatagacaaataaattatacaacatagaaaaattacagataacaaaaaataaactatattatgtTGCCAACATTTACCTTTTCAACACTATTAAACTTTTGCAGCAACCtcttacaaaaacaataactcCGCCATATTGCAAGCGTCGGATTGGTGCTCGCTGATTGGCCAAATTGGACAGTGGCAGTGAAAGTAAAAGTGCAAGGGACAATGTCATTTTTGAATCTCAATGTGATTTTGAAATGCCTTTGTCTATGGAACTGTGCCTACTTTGAAAGTCACCTAAAGCAACTGCAACAATAGAGTTTACAAAAAATCTACAAGATGGCATTTGTACTTTAGTTTTGAACAAATATGGACAGTGGCGCCTTTGCTTTTGTACCCCGCAGTTTTTTTATctgataaattatataattattattagccaagttttttaaaacactCATACTATCACTTACTATGATCCAATATTTATGTTctgaataacaatttttaatatatttcatagcATTTAAAATAGCAACATCTTTAGCTGTAAGAATACTAGTAGTATTAGAAATTCTTCTACCAATAGCTATATTTGAAGAGGGCTCATAAAAAGCAAAAGACATGGCTGAATCACTCTTGGAACCTCTGTATACACCATTTTATGATCTGACCACAGTGACAACAATGTATAAACTTCCTTTTTTGATGGCAAATCCTTtttcttgtttataattatgtccATTACTGGAAACTTACTATCAAAAGTTCCTTCATAGCAAGGTAAAATGTGTttagattgataaatattaatattttgaatataatctataaaatTTGGAAGATCTTGCGACATATTGAAAGGTTTTAAACCTATGCGAGTAGGTGAgtgcaaaaaatttataaagacaCTATTATTAGATATACTGTATAATTACAAAAGAAACCTTTCTTTCAAGTAATTGAATCGAATAGCTAGTGGTGGAATATTACATTCAATCTGTAATGCATTTAGGGAGTACTTCTGAATGCCCCAGTTATTACACGCAAACACttattttgcaaaatatttaaactatttacaaGTTTAGTAGTTTATCTGCagcaaaaaagtaaaaaccaTATTTTAAGTGACTACGAACTAAAGATTTATGcaacaataacaaaattttaggGTCTGCACCCCAGTGTGTGTGACTATATGTACCACTCAAGGATTTCAATATATTGTAGGCTTTATTAGCCCTACCAATTaggtgttttatataaatttccaggtcaaattatatgaaaaaatcaCTCCTAAAAATTTTACCTCAAGTGTAATAGACAACATACAATTGTTATACATCACAGCAGGAATACTATGATTATGTTTACCAAATATaacaactttaaatttaagagGATTAACACAAAGATCAAGGCAACTGAAATATTTGAGGAGAGTCATTTCAAAAGGACTTATTTCCACCTTatcagatttttaaataaatgccaAAAACTTCTACgttattaatttgtgttttatacatttttttttcatgtcaCCATGAAAGATCGTATTTAAGTAATTCTGACACTAGCACattaattctaaaaaatatgtataatagtaAAACCTTAATCAAAAATTTGGATATAAGTCACTTTGTTCAGGACTACAGGAAATAAGTCACTTTGTTAGGTACTCTACGGAATAAAGCCTTTTTGTTTTGGCTCTGAGAAACAGACATTATAATAtgtgatataaattttaatggagataaaaaaaagttaattgttAAGAATAAGGAATTTTTCATTGACTCACAACACATAACCTATTAAATACGTACTTCACCTACATCTGGATCTAAACAATTACAATCTTCCTGCTCGCAATGTGTCGTCACATTATCTTCTCGGGCAACTACCCTGTCATTATGCAATATATTGTTGAACCATTAACTCATCTATTTCCTCCCATGTTTCTCCAAATTGCTTTACTAGTAATGCAAGAACATTTTAGCATTTAAAGGTTTTGTAGTCGCTTCCATCACAGAGAGCTCTGTAGGAATTGTCTTCCCCTTTTTCAAAAGAGTTTCACTTTGGTTTTCTTCTCCAAATCTGTAGTTCTCAAAACCCAATACAGCACAGCCTTTGACATTTTGGTTTCTtccacatattttttttatgaaaattctttttaaactttGTATTCGTTCAATCTTTTTCAAATTCTTAACCAGTTTTTGACATTGAAAATTTTCCAATCTTTGTTTAGAAGTCTAAGATCACCatggtttttatatatttcataataacctTCATGGGTTGTGATAACAGGAACTTTTCTTAACTGTTTTTCAAGTCTCCCAAAGACCCTGTCCGCAGGCAGAAAACTGTGCCCACGGACTggaaaatacagttttatttCCATAATATTTTGTGGTGACTTTGCGTAAAGGCAATGGCTTTACGCAAAGTATGGAGGACAATGCTGTTCTTATTTTGTCCTCCACATCCATCACAGAACAGTCTTATGGTGTGGATATCGCTGGCAAAGTTCATTTTGGTCAAATAATCATAGAGCGCTGAGCTTATCTCTGTCGATCTTCTGCCTCTCACATATAAAACTTAGGATCTTTAGAATCTAGTGGCACAatgcataaattataaaggcTCATCTGACGGGCATAAAACGAATCTTGAATGGGCGTTTTAGGCAACGCTTGAACCTGTTgcatatcaaaacaaaacgaCTTGGTGTTCAGGGGCttttcactaataaaatcataaaatgcttTTGCACGTAGATTGTGGACTCTTCTGTACCATTAATTCTTGCTTCTTCTGTTGGTCCTTTTCTATTTTGATCCTATTTCCCCATAAAGTGCATGCATTGCAGACGTCTGATGATGGTGTAGAAAAGCCTATGTTATAATCTTTGTTCcaaattgtataaaacaatCGCCGTTTTACTTGTAGGTGCTCAGCGACTGAttcataataaagttttagtaACTTTCTCACATTTAATtcagaatttaaatatattcgttTGGACTTTTCTCGGCAGAACACACATTTTTTGGTATTCACTTGAATGATCATAGCGGTAGAATATCATGTTTGGATGGACCTTTTCAAAGCGAaggcatttaattttaaaccatGAATTTTTTTGTCCTTCTGTGTCATGCGTTCTATTCTTGATAGTAGCTGCAGATAATGCGTGCAAGTTCCAAAATTCATCAAATTTCCATTCATTTACCTTGTAGGGCTTATTGTTAATGTCTCCTTTTTTAGATCGTGCCATCCTGAACACTTCTACCCAGTCTCGCATCATGAAGATTTCTCTATGTTTCTTAGCATTTTCTATGGCAGAATGCATGGAGTCACACTCCATATGGCTGTGTCCCGACTCCAAAATTTTTTGCTCTATTACATTCAAATGTGTGTTTTTTGAACAGCGTACAAGAGAATAGCAGCCATGAGTTGGTTGCGGTTTTGACCACCACATGTATCAGAAAACATTGACAACTCAGTGTAAGTCTCTGGCATACTGgcaataaatttgaaaattattgaTCCAATTTCATTAGCTCCACGTTTGCCATGAATCTCACTCCAAACATTACAAATGGCATCACCATCTTCGTCATAAGTAGTCAAATTGTAAATGCAAAGCtttcttacataataaaatgttgacaCAGCAGAAAAAGGCAACTGCAGAACACTTTGTAAATCAAATGTAATAGTCTTGAATGTTGCACCCCTCTTAGCTCTTGCTTTATCGTCTTCTTTTGCCTTATTACATTCTGATTTTCTTAACAAGTGGAATGAATATTCTGCTTCCAGGCTTCAATCAAATAGACCTCGCCGAGCCGGTTTAAATAAGCCCAAGCTCGAAAGGTTTTGGGTGAAAAATTAGGGCTGGTAATCCACCCTCTCGGCTCTCGGCGGCTGTTGCTCGTAGGGTAAAGGTGTTGGGTGTTATTTGATTGCCCTCGATGAGAACTAGCCGATGGTCTTGGTGCTGGAGCTGTTCCAGCTGGTCACCAGACAATCTGGTGTCCAGCTCAGTGGATGGGAAATTCTTCAGTATAAATTGTATGTTGTCTAGTAGTATTCCGGACGGGCTATATGGTGGTTGTGATCTTTGATTTTTGGGTGGTCTGCATCCTTGGGATATCACCGTTTCCAAACTATTCTTCACTGTACACTAAATATAACTTCCGAAATATGATTCTGATTCTTTAGAACTTTGTGTCAGTTGGTTCGTAATTTTTAACTTGTCTATGGTATGTATAAGTATTGTGCATTTGGGTTCGGGGCTGGTTCACACCCAAAAACGGTTTTCCTTCGTTTCGAGGAGATATTTAAAAGCGGATTTCCTTGTGTGATACGTCAATCGATAGCTCTTCGTCTAACGGATTTTATGTGTTTACTTGATTGTATCTTGTGGGGCCGCTGGCTGGGAGGCAAAACCccttttttgttgtttttggtctctaaaaattttgttattcggtccaaaattataaaattgtaagtaaaattataaattactagctgacccagcaaacgttgttttgccatataaataatttcctaGTAATTTCTAGTGTAGACAAAAAATAGCTTACTTATTGTAAGTATGTATGTGAGAATGTGGTATATGCGTGAAATAAGCATGGAGCGCTGTGAACGATGagggaatataaaaataacaaaaggcaaacattatttttaaattattataatttattccttaaaattatataagtatcattaattaaacaattacgaCAGTAACACTATTAAACAATATCAATCTCTTAATGCTATAGCgtgaacaatattttttgttagtccATCTTTAGCTAACACAAACAAACTGGATGGTTTACCCACTCGAAAGCATGCCACGTATAATTGTCCGTGTGAAAAACATGGTGTTCTCAAATCTAATCCACAAACAGCTATCGTTTGACCTTGGGATTTGTTGATAGTCATTGCAAATGCCAATCTAATCGGAAACTGAATACGTTTGAATTGAATTGGCACATCTGTAGGTATAATAGGAATACGTGGTATGAGTATATTTTTACCTCTGAACTTGCCATTTAAAATCCTGGCTTCGATCacgtttttcattaatttttgaatGACTAATCGCGTACcgttgcacagccggggcgGGTTCAAATTACGAAGCAAGATAATTGGAGATCCATCCAAcctttaattgtaaattatgcGGTGGCATGCCTGGCAAATCCAGTGAGTTCAAAAACTCTGTGGGAAAATTTACTGCTTCGCTGTCGTCGCAAACTGTATCAATAGATTTATATGATACCAAGTTCCCTGGCAACAACATTTGTATCTTCAGATTTAAATTGTCAACGTCTACATTTTTTGCCGCTAAAATCGCTCTTTCTGCAAGCCACTCATGATTTATGTACCGTGTGTGTACATCGGGAAATATTTGTTCAATGAGAGTATCTTGCGAATCAGCGATTGTGCAGAAATCGGTCGGTAATTTTACGTATCCAGTTTCATCTATAGCAACTTTTCCATCACCGATATCTAAGAGTTgttttgaaaatgttttagCGGATGGATCTTGAAGCATTTGAACGcgcatatttatttttagctgtAATTTTTCAACATTACGGCACAATGGAGATGATTTTAAGCAAGCGTTGATCTCATCAGCGTATGTTGAACGTGGAATGACTGGAAGTGTTTGTCTGAAATCACCCGGTCCTTTCGGACCAACAGAGTTCTGCCAAATAGTTTGTCactgtttttaatatctttcaATGCCTGTTCAACGCCTCAAGTGAATGTTTGTGTGCCATAGTACATtcatcataaataataattttacaccaTTTCAGCACAGTGGCCATGGACGATTCAAGTGTTCCTGttgtttgcaataaatttaacGGTAAATGTATGTTTAGTTAACGTGGTGTTTTGGTCtttgatagtttttattaGTTCGAATTCGGGTATGTTTTTTGATATtcctttatgaataataatggGGTCTATACGTTTTTCTTCTTGTGTTTGAATTTGTGTGTTTTTTGTAGATGATCGAGTGCATGTTTTTGTGTTCTTCCCTTTCGAAGGCGACTTTAATCTTATGTTTCGATATTGGGGTCATCTTCAGTGGGGCGTATCCACCCTGTCTGAAGTTTACTGTTTTACCTGTGTAAGCAACTGCTCTGCTGTGTTAAGACCCTCTCCGGACACTACGATGGAAGGGCCTGCAGAGGGTTTGGGGGCGGTGGCGGTCGCAGCATAGGATCGATAAATCTTGTGCGAGTCCGATGCCACTGGCTGTAACTCGCGGGTGTAGGAGCCTTTAACCCCTTTCCGCATggaattttatttcgttttggAAAAAATACATGCGATATTCCATGGCACATAGTTTATCCTTTTacttttcgaaaaataatataattctgtAATTTCCCATATATGGCATAATGTGCAGTAAAGTCTCAAATTCCCCTTGCCATTTTTGGCATCAAATGCAGTCATGGTTATTTTGAATGTTTAATGGGTTTCCCCTTGCCcctcaaaaatatattagatgaGGTTGGGTTAggataagaatatttttttagaaaataaaactcaggaaattattttaactgaaAAAATTAATCTATTGGATGAGATCTGTTGAAGAACACATTTTGCGCCTTAATTAAATACCTATCTATAATTTAAGTAGTGTGAAATGCTCTAAAACAATTTATCTCTTTATAAAGGCAAAGATGTACATTGCATTTCTCACATT
Coding sequences within:
- the LOC125058544 gene encoding uncharacterized protein LOC125058544, whose amino-acid sequence is MPIKVPLHQINLELGESFHLAYKRFLNLEKKLHKNTNLFHEYKKFIDEYIELNHGEYININSYNLSKDPIYFLPHHAVIKENARSTKLRAVFDGSMRTNKRISLNDLLLNGPVVQKDLLETLIAFRLGTFFFICDIRRMFRCIRLDPSQRSLQNILWRESPDEDIKCIQLSTVTYGLKSSSYLATRCLIELANRYKEQFPLASSILINNTYVDDVLVNNNNKQVLLKMQTELVELLALGGFQLHKWASNCDSVLKNVQNNNYNQESEVDLSKTETSVKTLGIEFVINDDTFTSSCPEPYTSVNDSKRDILSYISKFYDPLGLIGPIFVRAKVIMQKLWASNTDWDSPPPQDIRQMWIEFVRDLSQMEPLSVPRCAIANNCVVIQLLGFADASSVAYGCCLYLRSTDTQGNVHIQLLCSKSRINPLNKSLTTPRLELNAVLLLTKLTVKVLNALSANNIKCDNTYLFSDSQIVLAWLKIDSAKLQTYVANRVRVITELSHNYHWLYVNTDENPADCLSRGLHPNELKANNMWLYGPSFLHDKDYKFYLKSEIVTQLPELKQNITRAVCVKVTAIDCDVYEKLKKFSSINKMTRVLAYILRFCTNINPNKNNKIKGFLSTKELNKALMLIINNEQHIYYASDIKSLQVHNRVDSNLKPLTPFIDKDGIIRVGGRLQNASIPYSSQHPAILPKESVITALIIKDEHIKLLHASQKLLLSSIRQRFWIIDGLRTIKKIIHKCVTCCRLKAAAAAQLMGSLPTQRVNACRVFEKIGIDFAGPVSVKNSRIRKPTIGKGYIVLFVCFVTKAIHLELASDLTTDTFLACFKRFIARRNLPSDVHCDNGSTFKGARNQLDELYRLHASRSHQCEVQSFAAARGINFHFIPSYSPIFGGLWESGVKSVKYHLKRVVGKALLTYEQLNTVLVEIEGVLNSRPLTAVTADPNDLNYLSPGHFLTGAPLNSYPEHNMSDTPTNLLKFWSITVSMKQNFWKYWSKHYLCLLQSRPKWRDVSSNVKIGSLVILRSDNSPPLHWPMARVSNIFPGKDGQVRTVEVTLSNGHVHNRALSKICLLPIDS
- the LOC125058901 gene encoding uncharacterized protein LOC125058901 produces the protein MADTKVNIAKRGYAKMSITKIHNALLSDVKQTLAALKNLEEPVDSWSSLLVCVLVRKLDNLTRSAFQMERDNKCLPTVGELLGYLERRALSLENDSVPNKQPQPQRLTSIAVTAPASTSCTYCKSPHKLFQCPNFKMAAPTKRLEFVLANKLCKICLSFHKRNCKYHFKCGECKKPHNTLLHQTDQQPSSPSVSLLSSAPRGQVLLPTARVKLISQTGTIIYARALLDSASQVSFITEKLALILGKVPDNNASIIIGITNTEQTVNLQINLDVHSIVYPYKVNVNCHIVKTITTKLPQAPINTSNLTFPANCNLADATFNMPGDVHAQHSPSNHL